The Ahaetulla prasina isolate Xishuangbanna chromosome 4, ASM2864084v1, whole genome shotgun sequence genome has a window encoding:
- the CDIPT gene encoding CDP-diacylglycerol--inositol 3-phosphatidyltransferase isoform X1, translating to MKQENIFLFVPNLIGYARIILACIAFYYMPTSPSLASFFYLFSGFLDAFDGHAARALNQGTRFGAMLDMLTDRCTTMCLLVNLAMLYPESAAWFQLSMSLDVASHWLHLHSTVVKGGESHKSIDLTGNRILRVYYNSRPVLFIMCAGNELFYCMLYLLCFSEGPEILSGYAGLYRLILWVCTPIAITKSFISLIHLVSASCNMAALDASERAKKM from the exons ATGAAGCAAGAGAATATTTTCCTCTTCGTTCCCAACCTCATTG GTTATGCTCGTATAATCTTAGCTTGTATTGCTTTTTATTATATGCCAACCTCCCCCTCGCTGGCATCATTCTTCTACCTATTTAGTGGCTTCCTCGATGCCTTTGATGGCCATGCTGCCCGGGCTCTTAATCAAG GCACCCGCTTTGGGGCCATGCTGGACATGCTGACTGACCGCTGTACTACCATGTGTCTGCTGGTGAACCTGGCTATGCTGTATCCAGAGTCTGCCGCCTGGTTTCAGCTGAGCATGAGCCTTGATGTGGCCTCCCATTGGCTACATCTCCACAG CACTGTGGTGAAAGGTGGAGAAAGCCATAAGAGTATTGACTTAACAGGAAACCGGATCTTGAGAGTGTATTACAACTCACGG cCTGTCCTGTTCATTATGTGTGCCGGTAATGAACTCTTCTACTGCATGTTGTACTTGTTGTGTTTCAGTGAAGGGCCAGAAA TCCTGTCAGGATACGCCGGACTCTATcgcttgattttatgggtttgtaccCCCATTGCTATCACCAAGAGTTTCATCAGCTTAATTCACTTGGTCTCGGCCTCGTGTAATATGGCTGCCTTAGATGCTTCTGAACGGGCAAAGAAGATGTAG
- the CDIPT gene encoding CDP-diacylglycerol--inositol 3-phosphatidyltransferase isoform X3: MKQENIFLFVPNLIGTRFGAMLDMLTDRCTTMCLLVNLAMLYPESAAWFQLSMSLDVASHWLHLHSTVVKGGESHKSIDLTGNRILRVYYNSRPVLFIMCAGNELFYCMLYLLCFSEGPEILSGYAGLYRLILWVCTPIAITKSFISLIHLVSASCNMAALDASERAKKM; the protein is encoded by the exons ATGAAGCAAGAGAATATTTTCCTCTTCGTTCCCAACCTCATTG GCACCCGCTTTGGGGCCATGCTGGACATGCTGACTGACCGCTGTACTACCATGTGTCTGCTGGTGAACCTGGCTATGCTGTATCCAGAGTCTGCCGCCTGGTTTCAGCTGAGCATGAGCCTTGATGTGGCCTCCCATTGGCTACATCTCCACAG CACTGTGGTGAAAGGTGGAGAAAGCCATAAGAGTATTGACTTAACAGGAAACCGGATCTTGAGAGTGTATTACAACTCACGG cCTGTCCTGTTCATTATGTGTGCCGGTAATGAACTCTTCTACTGCATGTTGTACTTGTTGTGTTTCAGTGAAGGGCCAGAAA TCCTGTCAGGATACGCCGGACTCTATcgcttgattttatgggtttgtaccCCCATTGCTATCACCAAGAGTTTCATCAGCTTAATTCACTTGGTCTCGGCCTCGTGTAATATGGCTGCCTTAGATGCTTCTGAACGGGCAAAGAAGATGTAG